One Vitis vinifera cultivar Pinot Noir 40024 chromosome 8, ASM3070453v1 genomic window carries:
- the LOC100260694 gene encoding heat stress transcription factor B-3 — MMEGDHCEKGLLEYVRKSTPPPFLLKTYMLVEDPATDGVISWNSDGTAFVVWQPAEFARDLLPTLFKHSNFSSFVRQLNTYGFRKVATSRWEFCNDMFRRGERELLCEIRRRKAWTKQQQQQQQQQQAVGGPADQNGVQELEDDQRSSSTSSSSGYSSLVDENKRLKKENGVLCSELTSMKNKCKELLDLVAMHAGPEKEEEDDERPKLFGVRLEVQGDRERKRKRAEISETASILLSQSCK, encoded by the exons ATGATGGAGGGTGATCACTGTGAAAAAGGGTTGTTGGAATATGTGAGAAAATCAACGCCACCACCTTTCCTACTCAAGACCTATATGCTGGTAGAAGATCCGGCCACCGACGGCGTCATCTCCTGGAACAGCGACGGGACGGCGTTTGTGGTGTGGCAGCCAGCGGAGTTCGCCAGAGATTTGCTTCCCACCCTCTTCAAACACAGCAACTTCTCCAGCTTTGTCCGGCAGCTTAATACTTAT GGGTTTCGCAAGGTGGCAACGAGCCGGTGGGAGTTCTGCAACGACATGTTCCGAAGAGGGGAAAGAGAGCTGCTCTGCGAGATCCGGAGACGAAAGGCATGGACcaagcagcagcagcagcagcagcaacaacagCAAGCTGTGGGTGGACCAGCTGATCAAAATGGAGTACAAGAGCTGGAAGATGATCAAAGATCATCGTCAACTTCATCTTCGTCAGGATACAGTAGCCTGGTGGATGAAAACAAGCGGCTGAAGAAGGAAAATGGGGTGCTGTGCTCAGAGCTAACAAGCATGAAGAACAAGTGTAAGGAGCTTCTCGATTTAGTGGCAATGCATGCGGGGccagagaaggaagaagaagatgatgagagGCCAAAGCTGTTTGGGGTGAGGTTGGAGGTTCAAGGAGATAgggagaggaagagaaagagagcTGAGATTAGTGAAACTGCTAGCATTTTACTATCCCAATCATGCAAATAA